The Campylobacter concisus genome has a window encoding:
- a CDS encoding rhodanese-like domain-containing protein: MKKILLLGAVCCMLSADVKTVNISPDEIKKYDQIVDIRTPSEWQETGIITGAKTITFDPSNKSAFLDELSKAVDIKKPIALVCRSGRRSTAAAAAIDSTDLKIINLDGGMSSLIEQGYKTTPYKK; this comes from the coding sequence ATGAAAAAAATTTTACTTTTAGGAGCCGTTTGTTGTATGTTGTCAGCTGATGTTAAAACTGTTAATATAAGCCCAGATGAGATCAAAAAATATGACCAGATTGTTGATATTAGAACTCCATCTGAATGGCAAGAGACTGGCATCATAACTGGTGCGAAGACCATCACTTTTGATCCAAGTAACAAGAGTGCATTTTTAGATGAGCTTTCAAAGGCGGTTGATATCAAAAAGCCTATCGCTCTTGTTTGTAGAAGTGGTAGAAGAAGCACAGCAGCAGCTGCAGCGATAGATAGCACAGATCTTAAGATTATAAATTTAGATGGTGGCATGAGTAGTTTGATCGAGCAAGGTTACAAAACTACACCTTATAAAAAATAG